The DNA sequence taacattggttaaatggcatACATATtaatgacatcatttgtatgATCTGATTTCCACTTGATCTGTGTTGAAAATACTTGTCAATATTTTGTTCGAGGGTTGATTTCCAAACCTCCCGTCTTTTGAATCGTTCTGtaagtaagattttgaagaggaatcATTTGATGTTTGCTTCTCATTCAAGCCAGTCTAGTCACGCATTGTCAGATGTCTGCTAATTGACATGAACCATAGCTCTAGAATTCTTCAGGTGTACAATGAATGTCAGTACCAACTTTCATTTAGTGCTCTTGAGGCCAAATCTTTGGATTTTATACTTCCGAGAGAGGAATTTTTGCCATTGTTAattaaatgtatatttttatttacaacTTGTGCTTTTTGCTATCACAGATGGGCGTCCAGTCTGCAGAGTTCGTTCCACGGCCGAATTTAAGTTCAACGTATTCCAATTCTGTCTCACCGACGCATCGCCAAGCTTCGACTCCTTCTCCTACCTCGCTTGTTACACAAGCTCCTGCTTTTGAAAAGAACCTTCAAACATATCAAGTAATATTTTTTGCTCCTggcttttaattaattttacccgtaaaaatcaaatttgagttgcaaaatttgaccaaaagaTGCACAGGTATCAAAGCTGCATTGTAAGCAAATGAGAGACGGTCTAAATTTAAGTATTTAATAAGTCTTGCTCTGAAATTGAATGGAGCTCATATTTTTTACCCTAATACCCTAATATTTTTCACCCTTCTATCTTGGAATTTATTGCCCTGATTTTCTGCAGAATAGTGTAGACTcagcactattctaccatcCTCAATTGAACTCCATCCCATTGAACTCAAGCTTAGACCTCCATCGGAGGATTGTCTCATCAAAAGAGTTTCTTTAGGACGCATTTGAAATAAATCCTTGAGTTCCCAAAAAGGGGGCACTTTTTTAACAGGCTTCTTCTGTGCCTGATAACTCGATAGCCAAAGTGTAAAACCATGTAACTCTGTTGccaatgtctcaaaatttctactaccatttcattttttttgaagaaatacaAGCCAACTTTACAACCTGGAATGTTCACAGAATATTCCGCGAACAGAgaacaaaaaattaaggaagtttccGCTAAATTACATCTGGTAGTtctccaaagaaaaattaaagtatgacaggaagtctacatcatggcaaacggaggtacgtcgtttcgcactttggctgtCAACTGCTttacaaactttttaaaatcataCTAATTCTACCTGTCCCTTATATTTTACTGTTTGAAATGTTGACTCAATGAGGTGATAATTTGTTTTTCACAGGAAAATGTTGGAGGTACAACGTATTTCTATCCGCAGACAGTGCCGAGTGAAGAACCTCCGAGCGCTGTTGTGGATGAAGTGTCGACAAGCTCAAACGCGAGTGGAGTTACGGTGTATCCAGGAACACCGTCGCACTTGCGCAATAAGAACAATCCCCCTCCAACGGATCCTGCGGCCTCTTACTTTGTTAATAATAGTCTTCGCCTGGAAATTCAGTACAAGAATTCACTCGTCCTAGCACAAGCTGATCCTGAACAGTTCCCCGGTTTGTGCTTTTTTCAGTCATTACCTTTTTCTTAAAAGGACATTTGGATACTGCTTTGGTAATCATCCAACAGTCAATTGACACTTGACCCCCAATGGCATAATGTTACTTCTCGTGACAAtgcacttttttgttttttaaaatgaaccatTTCTGTACAGCATGATCTTCTTCTAACAAATGatcaccaaaattttgaaattttaaggagtaaATTTGGAACTCTGTTCTCACGAAAGTTGCAGCATAGCTTTGTGCCCCTTAGAATACATTGacccaaaattaattaataCCATGGAGGATTAAAGAGATGAAGAAGGAGGTAGACAATTGAGTAGGCTGAAAATGTGCCTGGTACTGGAAGGATAATTCCGTTTTAATTGGAATAGCATCAATGGAGAatatgcaggtgtctgaaatttgataaattccgTGTCAAAGTGGATGCCACCAAATGAGCTGGAcccgaggatacccttggttcataaatcgaacaattattggaggaaatatgacaaaataacctaatctgctaaaatacatttgtttaaatgggaaatgccgccagattaCGTCACTAgactcacttttaaatctatttttatactatttcccatatcagaaaaaaattattaaaaaacaccgtgaaatcagctcttcaagcactttcagataaagcaatgaaaaatttacatgcaaattctccatttgagaaataaaaatccaaataattgactttttcagcATTATTGCATGTGTCAAGTATCCTTATCAATGAAGCTTTTTTTCGCTTAAACGGAGGAAGATCCACAGTTTGTAATTTGATGAGTTTAAACTCTTGGGGAAATTCAATGATTTAAATTATTCATGTGTAGCATGAAACGATATTAGTTTCAAAACTACAAATTAacagatttgaaaaattttccttcaacagaagagattttttattttggcttgGTCTCATCCGTGAActaaaaatgtgcatgaaaCAAGGATTGATTGTATATTTTGACAGCACAGCTGCAGTAATGCGTatcttgtttcaaaatttctagtcCCAtgatattttatcgaaggaaaatgAACCAATACTatcactcaaaattttcacaggatGTTCACACAGCcataaaaaaatcagggaaatttccaagaaatgacattgagtattttttcgtttaaaaattatttacaacAGGAAGTCTACAGATTTGCAACAGTGGAAGAGATCCGTAATTCTCTGTTGATTTGCTCGTTTTTATCCACTGTTCTTAAATAACCAGCAAATTAATTTGACTGCCAAGACAGTCTAACTGCAATTCATGTTGCTTGGTTTTCTCCTTGTTAAAAGTTTTTACCCAAAAACTGAGCAGCAATGTGCCTAGAACTTTCTGTGTGTTTCCTCTAGATTATTAAAAACgctttcctaaaatttcaaacaaaattctgCTCAGATTTTTGCTAAAGAAATAAGGCTCCGTGAATTGGTTTTAACGGATTTTTGTGACAGCTGTCTAAATAGGTGGCTCTTGAACAAGTGAAGTGTAAGAGAAAGTTTAGTagattttctttattcatcattTTATAACTGTGTATTGTTTGATCCCAAGTTTCTACCAGTCAGATGACAAACTTGTTTGTTTTTCTAGATCTGCCATCTGAGGTTGATAACTATCACGAATTGGTACCGCTAGAACCTCCTCGTCCCCTCCACAAACAATCAATGTTAGGTTATCAAGCAACCTCCTACAAAGCGACCCACATCAAAACAGGAATTAGGTACTGCTTAAGGAGGATTCATGGTAAGTTAATTTATGATTGAACATATTTACGCAAATGTGATCTATGTACTTtggtaattttggaaaatgactTACCTTGTGTCAAGTGAAGATGTATAATGcacatttattttgaaaggaGGCTGCAGCTATGGTAACTTGTATCAAACGAAGATGCGTATGTATTTTAAAACGAGGCTGCAGTGTAGATGGAGGAGTGTGCTAAAACGAGATCACAAAAACCATCCAAAACTTCATTGCAAGCCAGAGCGAGCTGGAAACTTTTAACTCTGCTACAGTGTAATTTCTTTTACTCAATGGAATCCTCCCCTAGAACATATTGGACATTTTTTCTCCCTGTATTAATATTGCAAAGCGCATGTAAAATAGTTTTTATACCTGCCGTTTGATTGATGAAActttgtgttttctttttttgcagatTATCGTTTGCCAAGCACAAAATGTACAATTCTTGTTGATATGTGGAAGAAACTATCACATTCCAATATTGTTCAGCTCAAGGAGGTGTTTACGACAAAAGCGTTTGGAGATCATTGTAAGCATAAACCTATCAAATCTTTGGACAGAAAATGATTGGAATTGTGGTCTGATAGAATTTCAAATTGTGTACAGTTGAAGGAAACCTATTCAAATTACCCTCCATGTGAATGTGATTTTATCTGggtaattttgtaaaattcagCTGGTGAATAACAGTGACAGTCTTTTAATGAAGTATGTATCCATTCAAATATGCATTGCAAAAACACCTTTCTTCTTATCTAATTATTGTGTGCAAGACCGGAGGCAAAATTTGCTTTTGCAAGTTCTGGTAGTTCACCTTGAATGCCAAAACCTAATTGTGACAGTTTACATAGTGAAGACTTTAATTTCATCCCTGTGCAGGCTGTGCTGTATAAGTTGACGCACTaaactgcgacagaagattgtCCGATGTAAGTTTTCATATgcaaagtaaatgcaagaagcaagatggtggatcttctgcCGCAGTCCAAAAgtgtgtaaacttatttggcgtggactcgaTAATTTTTTGCCAACAGGCTTGCACCAAagcaggggtttttttttcagcatctttgatacaaaatttttttggaaccgaaaaaagaaatgCATGAAATGAGAGAATATAGTATCTTGAATCGTAGGTCTTGTTTTAAAAGGTGTGAAAGACTTagaaatccttttttttccccttttttcttttaaattcgaAGAATTATGACAAGATTTAACAGATTTAAGAAAGATTTTTAGGCATTTCATCCAATTTCtgggcaaattttgaatttccaggCTGGAAAAACTTCTTGAGCCATGTTTAAAATCCTACTTAAACTAGGCAGAAAACTATTTGCAGTATCTTTTTACAGGAAACTCAGGTGTCTTTTAAGTTTCTACCTTAAATATTTTCAGGAGACTTAAATCTTTGCCAGTGTAAGCGAGTATTTTAATCAGAGTCTACTGTTATAATTTCAGCGATTTTGTTCGTTTACGACTACCACCCTGACTCGGAGACTTTCCAAACTCGCTACTTCTCTCAAGCTGAACCCATGAACGGGTTTAATGATTTATTTTCGTCCAATTCGCACCAACCTAGGCCCTACAGCCACATGAAAAATGCTCTTTTGCGTCAGCAACAGAGGTAAATACCCGTCCACTCAGCATGTTCTGTCCCTCTTTCTTTGTATTAACTGAATATAATCCCGTATCGTTTCCTGTTTTTTATTGTATCTGTGCTTTTTTACACTGAGTAATATGTGACTGTCTATAGGGAAGAAGAACTGTAGACCACCAtacaaaaagtgctaaattcaaagagaactcaacttttgaaGGCGATATTCTCTAAATTTATCATGATTATAATGTGATCCAGTGAGAGAAGTGGttatgaacatttaaaaaaaatttttcttgaatttaagTTGTCGTTCGTTCGGGTCTACGGTAAGGACCAAAAGTCTGAAAAAACGTCATCAGTTATTTGATGCAACAAAAAAATCAtgctcaaattttatttaacaCCTCTTTTGCTTGTCGTTTTTCAGTATGATTCCTGAGAgcacaatttggaactatgtgATACAATTGACCGGAGCACTGCGGGTCATCCACTCAGCAGGCCTTGCATTTAGGACACTGGACGCCACCAAAGTTATCTTGAATGGTCGCTCTAGGATACGCTTATCTTTTTGTGCGATTACGGACGTCCTCTCTTTCGACCCGAATGCCTCCAACCCTCTAGCTTTAATACCACATTTGCAAGTAAGTATTCAGCAGATTTTCTCTCATATCTTATCCagagatttcaaattttatgaaatctcatagaaaaaaatttcacaatgaaATCTTAACATTCACGATGAAATCTCATCATTCATGATGAAATCTTATGAAGTGAATTTTTATGGTGAAACTTATTAAAATAACTTTTTATATGATGGGTTCTAATAAAATGAAATGCCTCTGATTAGACTCAAGAGGCtatcaaatgcttaaaaataccAGGTTAAAACTACTCGGTAGACCATCAAGCGCTTAAAAATACCAGGAAACCACTGAAGAGGCAAACCTGTAAATTATATTAATGGTGATGCAAATTACACACAATTAACTTagggaattttgatcacagaaTCATTCGATCATATGTATTgactaaaattgtaaaatgcgaTTCTATTTTagtgataaatattttttgtagaATAGAAAATAAGTTGCTTTATTGTTTTGGAGCGATCACGTGAGTTAACTTTGTTAATTccaaattcataaaatattcaaaaattattaatcgTAGTCAACTAACCTAGCGTTTTTCTATTATTTATCAAAAAAGTACAAGAGTCCTTTTACAAAAAGCTAGGTACAAGTTAGCATTTGTGCATACCCTCTTCTTACAGTGTTGCTTACTCCCATCAATCTTTTAGAATCGAAAACCAAATAGCATTTGTCGTTTAATCTTGTAGACTTATCTTAACTGtatgatttgaatttttagcaagaaGATTTGACGCAACTTGGCAAGTTGATTTTGGCTTTGGTGCACAAGTCTCTATTTGCCGTGCAGGCCGAAAACTTACAGACTTCTTTGGATTTGATGGCCCGCTCATACTCTGCTGATTTAAGACACCTTGTTACGTGAGTgaatatgcatttttaaaatttttggagcatTTGCTGGAAAAAAACTGAGGGAATGAAGTACCTCATGGGGTGCAAATGATTCGTTCAAGGTAATTTTTAAGTGCTTTCTGAATGAGATGGACgcgtaaaagaaaaagaagaagaagaaagattgaAATCCGAAATTAAGAGACTCAAACTCGTATAATTAACTGAAAGAAAAACCAGTGCAGTGTCCTCTTTTCCCCTCTTGTCCTGACCGTGATCTTGACTATGTGTTGCATGTCCTACTGAGCTCTCAATTTTAGATTTAAACCCACAAATTTATTAGAGGAGTCAACTGCAATATAGCGACACCAGAGAGGCAATTCATCGTATGAAAAGTTGTTCTGATCAGGAGTAGTTATTTTCTATCAGAAGTCAGTAATAAACCCGTACTGTACATCTTCAACCTCAGGTCCTCATTCTTGGTCCAagtttatgaaaatatttttattcaacacTTTGTTTgcaaagtaaaaaacaaaatatatgtttattttttctgtgaagGTATTTATTATCATCGCAAAGGCGAACTGTGGTTGATCTGATGCCCATGATCGGAGCTCGGTTCTACTCCCAGTTGGATGCCACCCAAATCCATTGTGAttatcttgaaaatgagctagCCAAGGAGATCGAGAATGGAAGACTGTTCCGCCTCCTTGTGAAGTTATCAACCATCAATGAAAGACCAGAGTAAGTTTATCATTTgtgttttccttcaattcttgCTGTCCTGATTTCATGTTTTTGTATAAAGCGCTACAAATTCAC is a window from the Bemisia tabaci chromosome 10, PGI_BMITA_v3 genome containing:
- the PAN3 gene encoding PAN2-PAN3 deadenylation complex subunit PAN3, which translates into the protein MKTAIMDIDPMYLSFSVPNGVPQESKLATYMKQRQPERVPQLTTVTSPVSKRINPINGVDQLSSSLRKMGVQSAEFVPRPNLSSTYSNSVSPTHRQASTPSPTSLVTQAPAFEKNLQTYQENVGGTTYFYPQTVPSEEPPSAVVDEVSTSSNASGVTVYPGTPSHLRNKNNPPPTDPAASYFVNNSLRLEIQYKNSLVLAQADPEQFPDLPSEVDNYHELVPLEPPRPLHKQSMLGYQATSYKATHIKTGIRYCLRRIHDYRLPSTKCTILVDMWKKLSHSNIVQLKEVFTTKAFGDHSILFVYDYHPDSETFQTRYFSQAEPMNGFNDLFSSNSHQPRPYSHMKNALLRQQQSMIPESTIWNYVIQLTGALRVIHSAGLAFRTLDATKVILNGRSRIRLSFCAITDVLSFDPNASNPLALIPHLQQEDLTQLGKLILALVHKSLFAVQAENLQTSLDLMARSYSADLRHLVTYLLSSQRRTVVDLMPMIGARFYSQLDATQIHCDYLENELAKEIENGRLFRLLVKLSTINERPELNMDPAWSETGDRYMVKLLRDYLFHQVTEDGRPWLDMAHIVHCLNKLDAGTQERICLMSRDEQSILVVSYAELKQCVEQSFSELVNAASVVPAKAE